Part of the Bombina bombina isolate aBomBom1 chromosome 8, aBomBom1.pri, whole genome shotgun sequence genome is shown below.
TGTGTGAGCATGGACTGGTGAATGTGTGAGTATGGAATGGTGAATGTGTGAGCATGGAATGGTGAATGTGTGAATATGGAATGGTAAGTGTGTATGGGGGGTGTTTTTGTCTGTCCCTGATTGACTTTGTGCCCGTCTATTACTGCTTCATGGCATCTAAATAAGAAACAGCTCTTTTTAGGCAAAATActacatttatattattaataagttATAACTATATACAGAGTGTGTTATTCTTAATACAATtgtataataaaagtgtgaaactGTGTATAACAAATTTACGTATGACACCGTGAAAATtcggagctaaaaaaaaaaaacgggactACCTAGAAATTTtatgggaccactagctcttgggcaactttttcaatatatagatagagaatgactgtatatatatatatatatatatatatatatatatatatatatatatatatatatatatatatatatatatatatatatatatatatatatatatatatatatatatatataatacagacagacaGCTAGCACTAGTTAAGTCACCTGTTGCTTCAAACAGAAACTTAAAGTGCTGTGCCCCCccccccgaatctgctgccctaggcaagtgccttattTGCCTAGGCCAAATTACATCCCCTACTGCACACAAGTGACAAGTAGCTAATAAAGTTATGATTACATTTTGAATCCAGAATTGATGCACTTTATGTACAGCAGAATATTTCTGGTTTTCACACTTACCTTTGCTCACTATCAACATCCCTCCACTCTGTAGAAGATCTCCTTGGAAATTACCTTGCACACCATCTTCATTTGCCTGCAGAAGGAGGAAgcaaaatatatagtaaaaagtATTAATCGGGGACAGCCATATGAGAATATAAAGAAAAGGTCAAATACATATGATACAGATGGGCTAATTCCTTTCATTAGTACAGATAGCGTTGTTTGGTTGATGCAAAATGAATTGTAGGTGTGAAAATAGATCTTTATGATAAGATGTTGGACTTTCAAGAGTACACACTTGTTTGATACTAAATAACAATTGGACGATGCTCTTTTTAACGCTTAAGCAAAAACCTAATCAGAAAATTGTTCTTGGTATTATAAATGTCATATGTGAACAAAAACTATATGAAACAAAAGTTCAAAAAAGGATATAGTTGTCTCAGATGTTTTCTTCAAAGTACGGAGTATTCCAATAATAGGAATTATTCCTAGATGAGTGGGTTATTCtttcaagaataaaaaaaaaaaagaagaggaaaaacaAGACTTTGTTTCTTGTGTTCTGTGATATAGTAAATGCACATTTTATTCTAAAGAATTGATCACTGTATGGAGATAAAAGAAAAGGACAGCTGTATTGAGAGTTCTAAAATATACATTTGTTCTCTCGGAGGAAGATGGTATTTGGTCCACAGGAAATGCAgcaactgctatatatatatatatatatatatatatatatatatatatatatatatatatatatatatatatatatatatatatatatatatatatatatatatatatacacacacacacacatacatacacacacatacatacacttgtaccaagcagtttagtgtccctttaactcataaatAATATTTTTCCATAAATTATGTTGACTTTGCATTGAAAATCCTAAACCACAAAAGCTGTAAATAACTGTGCGtgcaatattaaataaaatgatcacacACAGGCACAGAGCGCTATtgaaactaaataaaatattttgcaagCACCGAATTTATGTAAATTCTAATCCATTTTTTACCCTTTAAAGTTCAAATCAGAGGTCTAAGttaaatgctgatttttttttttttttttaaatatttcacttttatttaaccataataaaaaattaaaaattttaaactaTGTTCCTTCATTAAACAACCAATACATTTGGTATTTTCTAACCTTTGTGGTAATCTCCCGAACTTTCTTCCCAAGGGCTGCAGGAACTACAGACAGCGCATTATACctagaagaaaaaaaagtttttttctgatgAACAGTTATACTGTAAGCGTTTACAGAACACGAATATGTTTTAAAATACTCCCTATATCATAATTTGGTGCAGAATGACTTGCATCTTATATGCGGAATACCTAACAAATATTAACACCATAAAGACTAGAATATTTCTCCAACTAAAAACCAAGCAACCACAACAGGCCAGCTCAATGGTTGTATTAGGCCCTCCCCAATCtccttaatttatatattttttagtttaatatacaaatgtacttAACAGGGCTTTGTTTGGGATCgaataacactttgctacattaGCAGTGCTCCTAACAATCCTGCATGCAGTACGATTGTAACAGTTTGGGACCTTTGTCCTATTGTCCCTTCTATTGCTTTCCCTTCGCTTCTAGTGaaaactaaaccaaaaaaaaaaaaaaaaacaacaatcaatAGAGAATGTTGTTGATCGATTAGACAATGCGCATGTAtacctgctcctgattggctcaccaacTGTATCCTTACCTAGCGTGGCACAGGAGCACAACTTTGACTATACAtttgaaggggttaaaataaagaaATTGGTTTAGAAATGAATTATTCTAACAAAaaaaaagagcattttatttttatactggaatgtccctttaatgtcaaaataTTAGAAAGGTAATCTGGGAATATCAAAAGTTCACCCCTAAATGCCCCAACTCCAACCCTAACCATCTAGCAACACCCAAGGATTATATCAACAAGACCCCCTGTTTTCTGCCCCTATAAATCAGACTGTTGAGAGTATGCGTAATTATGATGTTGTATGGAAGCATTTGCTATGGTCATATATTCATCCTCTACCTATCCACAACTGTAAAACACATTATGGCCAGGCCCAGACTATGGCAAGGAAAATCCCTACAAGGAATCTTTGTGGAATGACTTGAAGTGTCTGAACTATGGACACAGGTCTTCATTCAACAAACAAGATATTGATTGAATACATTTTGAAGTGGTTGACAGGCCTTTTCTTGGTTGATAATCATTTCTATATGGTCTGTTGAGTTGTGAATGACTGTTATAAATGATAGGGTAAGAATAGCCTTGAGTGGGGGGGGATCATGAATAAGGGTAGTACCCTTTTGTGTCTGTTGAGTATTTTAGGGACTTTTCACTGGGTTACAGTATGTATTACAACAGGGGATTCATACTGTACACAAGGTAGTTTAATAGGTTGGAATGGCACCCAACGTTGCAGTGAATTAGATTTTCGGTGGGGAGGAGGTATTTATGCGGAGACTATGTGGTTTCTGTTTATATAGTGGTGGTATTGAGGTGATTATTAAGATAAAGAGTAATGGGATATCCAGGTTTTATTTAGGCTGGAATATCACTGTTATAGTTCATTAGATAGCAGATGTTCCAGGAGAACAGAGAATCCCTCAATATTTGGGGATGAGCAATAAATTAAACATTGGTCAAATTAAATTATTGAGTTTGATATCTCTTTTTTCTAATGATCACACTTTACAACTTACAAAATAATTTGTCTGATGATATATTTGAGCACTGACCTTTTGAATCCTAGATCTTTGTAACTCTGCTTAGATTCATCTAGATATATTTCTGAAAAAGAAACTTTTATGAGATTTATGCAACATACCATGAAGAGATGTTATCTGGAAATATAATCCTGTTAGACTATGTATATATGGAATTAGTGCTCATAAAAGAGTTCTCTAGTAAATAGAATATGTAAAGCTCCTTTAAGTGAGCGGACAGTTGTGTAAGAGTCCACAAAACACACTTGAGAGTAAATATTaactaaatatgttttaaagatgTAAATGTATTAAAGACTTATTGTAGGTACAAAGATCAAGAAGATATGAACAAATCCCAAGTTCTGAAAAGTAACGCATAAGAAAGATAACTTTTTATTGTCTTCATACACTCATGGTAAAAAGCAATATTTGGCTTGTTTTAGATCAATAATGTCTGACTCAAGCATCCATGAGCACAAACAAGTTTAAAGGAActaaaaaacacaacatttttctttcatgattcagacacaacattcaatttaaaaaaaaaaaaaaacatccaatgcccaaggcagaacatgctgttatctgagatgtcatcacagaaaatgcagcatatctgcagaaagtgtgggacacatgcaggaactgttaacaCTTTCACTTTGCAGCTCTGCTTCACATTTACTGTTCTtatcaaacagagctgtgctcagGGTGCATTGTGTAAGTGCATCcatagcaaagtgctgtttgaagagaacagtcaaatatagagcagtgcatttattgttgactgaCTCTCAGGAAGTTGTTCAGCCATGTCCCCTAGCCTTTCTGACTTCTGAATGTAAGATATTCTTGTGAGCAATACACCTTTTTATTACAATATGTCTACCTTTTAATTATGTGATGCTAAGGGAACAAAATTattcaagacattttaaaaacttaagaatttttttttgtctgtagctAATTTGAAATGCAATTTTCAAATGCTGCActattttaataaaacttaaaaaattgcattaatttCCAGTtattcaacacattgcaattgaactggtgctctAATGTATCTgtctaatttaacattttattttatttcaaaagcaCTTGCAAAAATATgttcactaaaaaaaatatatataatcgcagaaagtgaagaaaagttctgcctttgggtttccaatttacttttatcaaattttctttggtttcttgctatcctttgttgaaaggcagggatgtaagctcagtaatgtgcacgtgtctgcagcagttttgcagcaatgttatacattagcaagagcactagatgacagcactatttcctgttatgtagtgttccagacatgtgcacgctacttatctagatatctcttcaacaaagaagaacatgagaatgaagcaaatttgagaatatctgaatcttaaagggacactgaacccaaattttttcttttgtgattcagatagagcatgaaatttaaaacaacttactaatttactcctattatcaaattttctttattctcttggtatctttatttgaaatgcaagaatgcaagtttagatgccgacccatttttttgaacaacctaggttgtccttgctgattggtggataaatacatccaccaataaaaaaaaaattgtccagagttctgaaccaagaaaaaaaagcttagatgccttatttttcaaataaagatagcaagataacgaagaacatttgataataggagtaaattagaaagttgcttaaaattgcctgctctatctgaataacgaaagaaaaaaattttgggttcagtgtccctttaaatgaaaccaTTTCAGTTTGATGTCCTTTTAAAAGCCCTCACTGTTCGAGGATTTCAGATAATCAGGTTTTCTCTCCAATTGTCTCAGTGCGGATGTGCAGAGATatatttaaatgatgttctgtttgccATGATTAAGTCTAGATTTCTGATTTAGACTAAGATTATATAGATACTCAAAAATATGCATTGTTACTAATCTGTAACTATAATGATCATTAAATTTACTTAAAAGTAACAGTAAGCacattgcaattacaagacatttctgttgtgttgatgAAGAATAATATAGcagattaaaacaaattaacatatttttttactgcaattattttttcaatagccacacttcacccaccatttgcctattttgaaggagccaatctgggctttagtctgcagacaaacgggctagccactgtcatagtttttgtataaagtgcattgttttgtagttgttatctgataaagaccaTTAGGAacggatatgtagcagggttatagccttgagaagtcagcaagtgcatttcaagttctgagaaaaaGAAATTGCTCAATCTTCTAAGCTAAATTATAGAAAAAggggactaaataaataatgaaagtatattgcaaagctgtttcattatgcataatttaacattttttataaaaatattaaaggaccagtcaacacagtagatttgcataatcaacaaatgcaagataacaagacaatgcaatagcacttagtctgaacttcaaatgagtagtagattttttttctgacaattttaaaagttatgtctttttccactcctcctgtaccatgtgacagccatcagccattcacaaatgcatacacgtaccatgtgacatccatcagccattcacaaatgcatacacacttattcttgcacatgctcagtaggagctgttgactcaaaaagtttaactataaaaagactgggcacatttagttaatggaagtaaattggaaagttgtttaaaatggcatgttctatctgaataatgaaagtttaattcagattgagtgtccctttaaggtgcttactttccctttaaaaggacataaagcacTTCATAAACAATGGACaataaatgctaaatacatggtagCCATAATGATTTATTGAAAGccaagattagcctgagaataaacttttttttttaaattaaataatattagttaTGAAAATATTAAAGAagtcaataaaatattttagttgcatAAAGTAACCAGTGCTGATATGGTGTAACCTTGGCTTCTCTAGCTTTGAAAGGACATTATCATATATTTTGTTTTGATGCCAGTTAGGGACGGTTATAAATAAGCAACTACTAAGGTAACAGTCTCACAGTGGTTACATTCCTCTTAAATATCCAAGAAACAAAAAGATTCCAGCCTCCACAacaaataaaagacctttatttttcccATATGGGGTCCCAGAAcaaatatacaacgtttcaagccagtaTTAGGCCCTTAGTCataatacatgactaagggcctaatactggcttgaaacgttgtatgtttgttctgGGACCCCATATgggaaaaataaaggtcttttatttgcTGTGGAGGCTGGAATCTTTTTGTTTCTTGGATATTGAAGTGGACTTGGCAAGTCTAGTATTCCGTGCCCCACACAGACAagaaaggtgtgctgttttccactttctTTGAAAACTACATTCCTCTATAAACCATTTGCTATAATTTGTATGAAATGTAATAAAAAGGACGTTAAAGTCttgttatatatatgcatattaaaagggatcCCTCAAGATCTCCAGATTCTAGAaatgctaattttttatttttctctttatgtACATTCCCTatatttctggatgtgaaggagagacaagctcagtaaaatatagcactgcattacatGAGGGTTTTGACAGTTTATTCtttgcattttaatttattttaaaactttagaATGTCCTATAAGTGTTATTACACATAAGATAAGCTTTGTATATAAGTCATTTACATTCTGTATATAGCTGTGTTTTTAGGATTgtggttttacaaattctgattgtaCTTTAaatgtttctgtgtaactttaacaaatgaggattatactttatatatatatatcttttataaatggcactttatttttttctctgtgactcCTCCTGGACAGAAGAGTTTCCTGGGCTAGAGACAATAGTTATCGGGATATGTCTAAAGCTGTCTGACAATTAAATGTACAGttggagatattatatatatatatatatatatatatatatatatatatatatatatatatatatatatatatatatatatatatatatcaccagttACAAAATGTCAGAGCACATGGTCAGTAaagaactgtattttctttttcattaaaatctataaaaaaaataaaaatgttcatggTAAagaattcattttttcatcttataatatttattttgacaTATTCTGAGGACAAAATGATCTCATGTAACAAGAGATGGATAAGTATTTACTtctataccattatatatatatgtacttatataaatGTTGAATATGTGTTAAAACCAACTATGGATTTGTGATAACACTGTAAAGGGCTATACAAATAAAGATCAGTCCGTGATTTATTACTTATTACAACTTATTGGTAAAAACCatgggttattttatttcaaaaatgGTTAAAGTAATGTATATATGTTATCTGGCCAATGAAAATGTGTAGGAGACATTTATTCACAAAGTTATATTGTACTCAACAACAAAATAAACCAGTTTCAAGAATAAGCCGTTATTTGAAACATCTACTATATTAAATATTCTCACCTCCTTTAAAAAAATTACCATCCAAGAATTCTTTCAGTCCAACATTTTCTGGTCCGATTCCTACAAGACGTATCTGGTTGGAATCCAATGAGTCTTTCAGTTTACTGACATCCTTCGCAATCCAGCGACAAATTTGGCAGCCAAACCTTCGTAAGAAAAATAGGACAGTGGTCTGGTCTTTCCAGAAAGATTTCAGCTCtagcatctaaaaaaaaaaaaaaggaagtataACATGATTAATTAACAGTAGAGCTAAAAACAACATAGAAATAAACTGTGAAAGAGTAAATTTAAATTGTAACAGAAATAAACATTATCATACTGAGAAAACAAATTATAGGGGTAtaatttagtataaaaaaaaaaaatctgtttaaaagttTATTGATTGGTTTAATATCTTAAATGGGAATAAAAGAGCAAAAGGAAACTAATGTGTTGGGGTATTTTACTATTATTTTATGGCTTGCATAACTTCGTATTAAACCCCTGCAGTATCTTATGaagggcttgcttccattgagccgtaaaaaaTGCATCCATAAGCTACCAAAGTAGTTTACtg
Proteins encoded:
- the PRXL2B gene encoding prostamide/prostaglandin F synthase, with the translated sequence MASVDLAKVGAILVKNALTGEMLELKSFWKDQTTVLFFLRRFGCQICRWIAKDVSKLKDSLDSNQIRLVGIGPENVGLKEFLDGNFFKGEIYLDESKQSYKDLGFKRYNALSVVPAALGKKVREITTKANEDGVQGNFQGDLLQSGGMLIVSKGGENVILHFVQDSPGDFVPLETIVKTLGITADVQASQRPQCNDDVCTR